One genomic region from Equus caballus isolate H_3958 breed thoroughbred chromosome 4, TB-T2T, whole genome shotgun sequence encodes:
- the OR6V1 gene encoding LOW QUALITY PROTEIN: olfactory receptor 6V1 (The sequence of the model RefSeq protein was modified relative to this genomic sequence to represent the inferred CDS: deleted 2 bases in 1 codon), with amino-acid sequence MGNFSVVREFVLGFSHLHEFRILLFALILLIYVLTVLGNLAIITLTCLNSRLHSPMCFSLCNFSLMEMLVTCTVVPRMLADLLTTRKTMSLAECLTQSFFYFSLGSTNFLILTVMAFDRYMAICHPLHYPTIMNDPVCMKLVVVCWVVGFLSIISPTVQKIQLWFCGPNVIDHYFCDSAPLLKLSCSDTRHIEHMDFFLSLVFVLATMLLIVVSYILIVAAVLYIPSSSGRQKAFSTCASHLTVVVLGYGSAIFIYVRPGKGHSTHLKKSVALLTAVVTPFLNPFIFTFRNEKVKEVIEDMTKRILLRDPAAHR; translated from the exons ATGGGTAACTTCAGTGTCGTCAGGGAATTTGTG CTGGGATTTTCTCATCTCCATGAATTTCGGATCCTCCTGTTTGCTTTGATCCTATTGATATATGTGCTGACAGTGCTTGGGAACCTGGCCATTATCACCCTCACATGCCTCAACTCCCGTCTCCACTCACCCATGTGCTTTTCCCTCTGCAACTTCTCCCTCATGGAGATGTTGGTCACCTGCACTGTGGTTCCTAGGATGCTGGCAGACCTACTGACCACTCGCAAGACCATGTCTCTGGCAGAATGCCTGACCCagtctttcttttacttttccctGGGCTCTACCAACTTCCTGATCCTCACAGTAATGGCCTTTGATCGCTACATGGCCATCTGCCACCCTCTGCACTACCCAACCATCATGAATGATCCAGTCTGTATGAAGCTGGTGGTGGTCTGCTGGGTGGTCGGGTTCCTCTCCATCATCTCCCCCACCGTGCAGAAAATCCAGCTCTGGTTCTGTGGCCCTAATGTCATTGACCACTATTTCTGTGACTCTGCCCCACTTCTCAAGCTTTCCTGCTCTGACACTCGCCACATTGAGCACATGGACTTCTTCCTGTCCTTGGTCTTTGTGCTGGCCACCATGCTGCTCATTGTGGTCTCCTACATCCTCATCGTGGCTGCAGTGCTGTacattccctcctcctctgggcgCCAGAAAGCCTTTTCTACTTGTGCTTCACACCTCACTGTGGTGGTACTGGGTTATGGCAGTGCCATCTTCATCTACGTGAGGCCAGGCAAAGGCCACTCCACACACTTGAAGAAGTCAGTGGCCCTGTTGACTGCAGTGGTGACCCCATTCCTCAACCCCTTCATCTTCACCTTCCGGAATGAGAAGGTCAAGGAGGTCATTGAGGATATGACCAAAAGGATCCTCCTCAGAGACCCAGCAGCTCACAGATGA